The proteins below are encoded in one region of Thermodesulfobacteriota bacterium:
- the pdxA gene encoding 4-hydroxythreonine-4-phosphate dehydrogenase PdxA: MTLGDPTGIGPEILLKALTSAEIFQVCRPIVFGDEGVLSKEARHMGLEISIQSVGSIPEEGYEPGKVVLLPSSRLKADSLTYGQPDPSCGEAMVRFVEEAVRQLREGRLDALTTCPINKHALQKAGYPIPGHTELLAHLAGVSEVAMMFIGPKWRVVLVTTHLPLREVPKRITRDRLRSIFQLAHEGIERYFGIERPRMAVLGLNPHAGEEGVLGEEEEREILPAIVEAKAFGFQIEGPFPSDSFFGRPDSQAFEVVIAMYHDQGLIPVKMDGFKDLVHLTLGLPFVRTSVPHGTAYDIAGKGVADPSGLIRAIVMAARLSQRKEWQTESEGPPSKAPS, encoded by the coding sequence ATCACCCTGGGCGATCCCACAGGCATCGGACCCGAGATCCTTCTCAAAGCCTTGACCTCGGCCGAGATCTTTCAGGTCTGCCGGCCGATCGTCTTCGGAGACGAAGGCGTCCTTTCCAAAGAGGCGAGGCACATGGGGCTTGAGATTTCGATCCAGTCGGTGGGGAGCATCCCGGAAGAGGGGTATGAACCGGGGAAGGTCGTTCTGCTTCCCTCGAGTCGATTGAAGGCCGACTCACTCACTTATGGCCAGCCCGATCCGAGTTGCGGCGAGGCGATGGTGAGATTTGTGGAAGAGGCGGTCAGGCAATTGAGGGAGGGGAGGTTAGATGCCCTAACGACCTGTCCGATCAACAAACACGCCCTTCAGAAAGCAGGATATCCCATCCCTGGCCATACCGAGCTTCTGGCCCATCTGGCCGGCGTCTCCGAGGTGGCGATGATGTTCATCGGCCCCAAGTGGAGGGTGGTCCTGGTCACCACCCATCTTCCCCTTCGAGAGGTGCCGAAGAGGATCACCCGGGATCGACTTCGTTCGATCTTCCAACTTGCCCACGAAGGGATAGAGAGATATTTTGGCATCGAGCGGCCCCGGATGGCAGTCCTCGGATTGAATCCCCATGCGGGGGAAGAGGGGGTTTTGGGGGAGGAGGAGGAGCGGGAGATCCTGCCTGCCATCGTAGAGGCCAAAGCCTTCGGATTCCAGATCGAGGGCCCCTTCCCCTCGGACTCCTTCTTCGGGCGACCCGATTCCCAGGCCTTCGAGGTGGTAATCGCCATGTATCATGACCAGGGACTCATCCCGGTGAAGATGGACGGATTCAAAGATCTCGTTCACCTCACCCTTGGCCTACCTTTTGTACGCACCTCCGTTCCTCATGGAACGGCCTATGACATCGCCGGCAAAGGGGTGGCGGATCCTTCGGGTCTGATCCGGGCAATTGTGATGGCCGCCCGGCTATCGCAACGGAAGGAGTGGCAGACTGAAAGTGAAGGTCCTCCTTCTAAGGCTCCGTCTTAA
- a CDS encoding peptidyl-prolyl cis-trans isomerase: MRRGLSYLGIWTFCLLWGCGVWERGLPDHLLAQIDGETISVEEFNRALKSLVIDLKPEGNRRDWKELQRALLDQLIDQKILSKEARRAGIRVTAEELNQALLDIQKDYPGEGLGEALGLRGMSLEEWKGRLEEKLLAEKMARNMRQYHGKIDEKAVREFYDTHRSLFRIPRRVRVRQIVVADGNEAILLQKRLKKGESFEKLAREKSIGPERVKGGDLGYFSEGEMPAEFDIVFSMEVGAISEVIKSPYGYHLFKVEEKLEPREIPFEEAKRSIQEKLERERGEEAYQRWLKELRSKAKVKVNKKWLRS, encoded by the coding sequence ATGAGGAGGGGGTTGTCCTATCTCGGCATTTGGACCTTCTGCCTGCTGTGGGGATGCGGCGTGTGGGAGAGGGGGCTTCCGGACCATCTCCTGGCCCAGATCGACGGCGAGACGATCAGCGTCGAAGAGTTCAATCGAGCCCTCAAGAGCCTGGTGATCGACCTCAAACCGGAAGGGAACAGGCGGGATTGGAAAGAGCTCCAAAGGGCTCTCCTCGACCAGTTGATCGACCAAAAGATTCTATCCAAGGAGGCCAGACGAGCGGGGATCCGAGTCACCGCCGAGGAATTGAACCAAGCCCTTCTTGACATCCAAAAGGACTACCCAGGCGAAGGATTGGGCGAAGCCCTGGGACTTCGAGGCATGAGCCTCGAAGAGTGGAAGGGACGGCTGGAGGAGAAGTTGCTGGCAGAGAAGATGGCCCGAAACATGCGCCAATACCACGGGAAGATCGATGAGAAGGCGGTAAGGGAGTTCTACGACACCCATCGCTCCTTATTCCGGATCCCTCGGAGGGTGAGGGTCCGTCAGATCGTGGTGGCCGATGGAAACGAGGCGATCCTCCTCCAAAAGCGGTTGAAAAAGGGAGAGAGCTTTGAGAAACTGGCCCGGGAGAAATCGATCGGGCCAGAACGGGTCAAGGGCGGGGATTTAGGATACTTCAGCGAAGGCGAGATGCCAGCCGAATTTGACATCGTCTTCTCCATGGAGGTGGGGGCCATCAGCGAGGTGATCAAAAGCCCCTACGGTTATCACCTCTTCAAAGTGGAAGAGAAGTTGGAACCCCGAGAGATTCCTTTTGAGGAGGCCAAGAGGAGCATCCAGGAAAAGCTCGAACGAGAAAGAGGGGAGGAGGCATATCAGCGGTGGTTAAAAGAACTGCGGAGCAAGGCCAAGGTGAAGGTCAACAAAAAGTGGTTAAGGTCCTGA
- a CDS encoding peptidyl-prolyl cis-trans isomerase, producing MKRNLFILGLLVLIGLTQCKKNGEETLGRRELVRINGRSITIEEFHQLSERQPLEGKMRLLDEKGMRDFLENYVITREVLFQEAKRRGFDKKEEILAKVEDFRRAMMIDGLIEEVLKGRGEVTEEEVQRYYRENKALFTEPLEIKIRHIVVNSEPVLKEVLTRLSRGESFEKLASTYNIDRSREDGGNLGFIRRGQLAPSFAQFEEAAFSLRNKGDISEVVRTPYGYHLIQLEEVRGTHLRPFEQVKEKIRLFLQAKKRQEAYLEYVREAKARAKILINEKLWAEEEKRGERAKEEKR from the coding sequence ATGAAGCGAAACCTTTTCATCCTCGGGCTTCTGGTCCTGATCGGCCTTACACAGTGCAAAAAGAACGGGGAGGAGACCTTGGGCAGGAGGGAGCTTGTGCGGATCAACGGCCGATCGATAACCATCGAGGAGTTTCACCAGCTCTCAGAGAGGCAACCCCTCGAGGGGAAGATGAGGCTCCTCGACGAGAAAGGGATGAGGGACTTCCTCGAAAATTATGTCATCACCCGGGAGGTCCTCTTTCAGGAGGCGAAGAGACGGGGGTTTGACAAGAAAGAGGAGATCTTGGCCAAGGTGGAGGATTTCCGAAGGGCGATGATGATCGACGGGCTGATCGAGGAGGTCCTGAAAGGGAGGGGGGAGGTCACGGAAGAAGAGGTCCAGAGATACTACAGGGAGAACAAGGCGCTCTTTACCGAACCCCTCGAGATCAAGATCCGCCATATCGTCGTCAACTCCGAGCCGGTCCTCAAGGAAGTGCTGACCCGGCTCTCCCGAGGGGAAAGCTTCGAGAAGCTCGCCTCCACTTATAATATCGATCGGAGCAGGGAGGACGGAGGAAATCTCGGTTTCATCCGGAGGGGACAGCTGGCGCCTTCCTTCGCCCAATTCGAGGAGGCCGCCTTTTCGCTTCGGAACAAGGGGGATATCAGCGAGGTGGTCAGGACCCCCTACGGCTACCACTTGATCCAGCTCGAGGAGGTGCGGGGGACGCACCTCAGGCCCTTCGAACAGGTGAAGGAGAAGATCCGGCTCTTCTTGCAGGCCAAGAAAAGGCAGGAGGCCTACCTCGAATATGTTCGAGAGGCGAAGGCAAGGGCCAAGATCCTGATCAACGAGAAATTGTGGGCTGAAGAGGAGAAAAGGGGAGAGAGGGCCAAGGAAGAAAAGCGATGA
- a CDS encoding peptidylprolyl isomerase: MALGFPILFLLGAFLPTGQAVVDRIVAVVNQEIITLSEVERMIVHLKPEAEGGDRLEKRQRNHELARMALERLIEERLIDQEARRLGVKVNPKEIEQAIEEIKRKNNATQEDLELTLARDGWTMEGFKKEVEKKLVRTKVVQWAVKVEPNVPEKELKEFYRKHLDRYGTEASYRPAHILFKVPKEATPSEIREIRSKCEKVLARVKAGEDFGEMALLYSEDLSAKDRGDLGVFKQGELLPALEREALRLKVGEVSGIVRTEYGFHILKLLDRKEAAPLPFEEVREKVRQDYLEKEFERGLQQFLARLKEKATIDIKL, translated from the coding sequence ATGGCGCTTGGGTTCCCCATCCTTTTCCTTCTGGGGGCCTTTTTGCCGACCGGGCAGGCCGTGGTGGACCGGATCGTCGCTGTCGTCAATCAAGAGATCATCACCCTCTCCGAAGTGGAAAGGATGATCGTGCATCTGAAACCGGAGGCCGAAGGAGGGGATCGGCTGGAGAAACGGCAACGAAACCATGAGCTCGCCCGGATGGCCTTGGAACGTTTGATCGAGGAGAGGCTGATCGATCAGGAGGCCAGGAGGCTTGGGGTCAAAGTGAATCCGAAAGAGATCGAACAGGCGATCGAGGAGATCAAACGGAAAAATAATGCGACCCAGGAGGATCTGGAGCTCACCCTCGCCCGGGATGGCTGGACGATGGAAGGCTTTAAGAAGGAGGTCGAAAAGAAACTGGTGCGGACCAAAGTGGTTCAGTGGGCGGTCAAGGTGGAGCCCAACGTGCCCGAGAAGGAACTCAAAGAATTCTATCGAAAACATTTGGACCGCTACGGAACAGAGGCCTCCTATCGACCTGCCCACATCCTGTTCAAGGTTCCGAAAGAGGCGACCCCCTCGGAGATCCGCGAGATCCGTTCCAAATGCGAAAAGGTCCTGGCGAGGGTCAAGGCCGGAGAGGACTTCGGGGAGATGGCCCTGCTCTACTCGGAAGATCTTTCGGCCAAAGACCGAGGCGATCTTGGCGTCTTCAAACAGGGAGAACTCCTTCCAGCCCTCGAACGGGAAGCCCTCCGGCTGAAAGTGGGAGAGGTGAGCGGGATTGTGCGAACCGAATACGGTTTCCACATTCTAAAACTTCTCGATCGGAAAGAAGCAGCCCCCCTTCCTTTCGAAGAGGTGAGGGAGAAGGTCCGGCAGGACTATTTGGAAAAGGAGTTCGAGAGGGGACTCCAGCAATTTCTCGCCCGCCTCAAGGAGAAGGCGACGATCGACATTAAACTCTAA